In Nicotiana tabacum cultivar K326 chromosome 19, ASM71507v2, whole genome shotgun sequence, one DNA window encodes the following:
- the LOC107790816 gene encoding serine/arginine-rich splicing factor SR30 isoform X1, with the protein MSRSSRTLYVGNLPGDIREREVEDLFYKYGPIAHIELKIPPRPPGYAFVEFEEVRDAEDAIRGRDGYDFDGHRLRVELAHGGRGQSSNDRYGGGDGGGGRGHRGGVSRRSDYRVKITGLPHSASWQDLKDHMRRAGDVCFSQVFRERRGTTGIVDYTNYNDMKYAIKKLDDSEFRNAFSRSTIRVKEYDHSRSQSRSRSRSRSYSRGKSGSRSRSRSRSVSRSRSKSKSPKAKSSRRSRSRSRSVSSRSRSGSKGRSISRSPSRSRSPAPSRPKRLSKSPKRRSPSQSQSRSRSRSRSRGLSS; encoded by the exons ATGAGTCGATCGAGTAGGACACTTTATGTTGGCAATCTTCCCGGCGATATTCGTGAGCGTGAAGTGGAAGATCTGTTTTATAAG TATGGCCCAATAGCACATATTGAGCTGAAAATTCCACCAAGACCCCCTGGTTATGCTTTTGTTGAG tttgaagaagTTCGTGATGCTGAAGATGCTATTCGTGGTCGTGATGGCTATGATTTTGATGGGCACCGTCTGAGG GTTGAGCTTGCACATGGCGGACGTGGTCAGTCGTCAAACGATCGTTATGGTGGTGGCGACGGTGGTGGTGGTCGTGGTCACCGTGGTGGAGTGTCCAGACGTTCTGATTATCGAG TGAAGATTACAGGATTACCCCATTCAGCGTCGTGGCAGGATCTCAAG GATCACATGCGTCGAGCTGGGGATGTTTGTTTCTCCCAAGTTTTCCGTGAACGGAGGG GGACTACTGGTATTGTGGATTATACAAACTACAATGACATGAAATATGCT ATCAAAAAGCTTGATGACTCTGAGTTTCGGAATGCCTTTTCTCGTTCAACAATTCGG GTTAAGGAATATGACCACAGCCGCAGCCAAAGCCGCAGTCGAAGCCGCAGCCGTTCTTACTCCAGAGGAAAGAGTGGCAGTAGAAGCCGTAGCCGAAGTAGAAGTGTCAGTCGTAGCAGGAGCAAAAG CAAATCTCCTAAAGCTAAATCTTCAAGGCGCTCAAGATCTCGTTCAAGGTCCGTCTCTTCTCGGTCCCGTTCTGGGTCAAAAGGACGTTCTATCTCAAG ATCTCCATCAAGGTCCAGATCGCCAGCACCATCT CGCCCAAAACGTTTGAGTAAAAGTCCAAAAAGACGCAGTCCCAGCCAAAGCCAGAGCAGGAGCCGGAGTCGTAGTCGGAGCAGAGGTTTATCCAG TTAA
- the LOC107790816 gene encoding serine/arginine-rich-splicing factor SR34 isoform X2: MSRSSRTLYVGNLPGDIREREVEDLFYKYGPIAHIELKIPPRPPGYAFVEFEEVRDAEDAIRGRDGYDFDGHRLRVELAHGGRGQSSNDRYGGGDGGGGRGHRGGVSRRSDYRVKITGLPHSASWQDLKDHMRRAGDVCFSQVFRERRGTTGIVDYTNYNDMKYAIKKLDDSEFRNAFSRSTIRVKEYDHSRSQSRSRSRSRSYSRGKSGSRSRSRSRSVSRSRSKSKSPKAKSSRRSRSRSRSVSSRSRSGSKGRSISRIFLLCSPIQCATIQ; the protein is encoded by the exons ATGAGTCGATCGAGTAGGACACTTTATGTTGGCAATCTTCCCGGCGATATTCGTGAGCGTGAAGTGGAAGATCTGTTTTATAAG TATGGCCCAATAGCACATATTGAGCTGAAAATTCCACCAAGACCCCCTGGTTATGCTTTTGTTGAG tttgaagaagTTCGTGATGCTGAAGATGCTATTCGTGGTCGTGATGGCTATGATTTTGATGGGCACCGTCTGAGG GTTGAGCTTGCACATGGCGGACGTGGTCAGTCGTCAAACGATCGTTATGGTGGTGGCGACGGTGGTGGTGGTCGTGGTCACCGTGGTGGAGTGTCCAGACGTTCTGATTATCGAG TGAAGATTACAGGATTACCCCATTCAGCGTCGTGGCAGGATCTCAAG GATCACATGCGTCGAGCTGGGGATGTTTGTTTCTCCCAAGTTTTCCGTGAACGGAGGG GGACTACTGGTATTGTGGATTATACAAACTACAATGACATGAAATATGCT ATCAAAAAGCTTGATGACTCTGAGTTTCGGAATGCCTTTTCTCGTTCAACAATTCGG GTTAAGGAATATGACCACAGCCGCAGCCAAAGCCGCAGTCGAAGCCGCAGCCGTTCTTACTCCAGAGGAAAGAGTGGCAGTAGAAGCCGTAGCCGAAGTAGAAGTGTCAGTCGTAGCAGGAGCAAAAG CAAATCTCCTAAAGCTAAATCTTCAAGGCGCTCAAGATCTCGTTCAAGGTCCGTCTCTTCTCGGTCCCGTTCTGGGTCAAAAGGACGTTCTATCTCAAG GATTTTCTTACTCTGCTCGCCAATTCAATGTGCAACCATTCAATAG